The sequence GAGAGTTCTTTTCTCAGTTTGCTAAATTACCTTCTCGATTTAGCTTCATATGCGAGTTTGCAACTGCGCTTTCGTATTGTAACACCCTGGAACTAAGAATAGTCCCATATCTGGTGTTGAACCCATACAGTGCATGTGTatatagggctggcaaacgagcgagccggctcgcgttcggctcgatattcggctcgctcgagctcgactcgaaattaaatgagccgagcttgaacaaaataaaaggctcgaaattcatttcaagccgagcttgagtattactcggctcgttcgaattaggctcgaaaagctcgaaaagctcgaatatatatatatatatatattatatatatatatatatatattatatatatataatgtacttTTAATTAtgtaggctttaatttaatttgggcatatattgttggcccataaaataaccaacaagtacaaccggcAATTGAGGCCAACTCTAAAGATttataacacactctctcttcagactttcactgtctGCATAAGCCTAAAATCATGGATAATACTTTAATTTCCAATCCTTAAATTTTTTtgcccttcttctctctcttatcCGTCTCTCTTCCTCGTTCTCCTCAGGATCTCACCCAGTAAAGACAGCTTCATCAGCTCACATTTCTGGCAATTATTTCTGTGTATTCTTGAAATTGGACATGTTGcgtcaaattgtaggtaattgttataaaaattaaactaattgattatataatgttgagaatttcaatcggcctCGTTtagattatataatgtcgagaatttcaatcggctcgtttagatgCTCGGAGCTCGCGACCTTGAAATTGGCTCGTCTTGAGCTCTGgctgaattaatttcaagccgagcttgagcctagatttaggctcgaaattaatttcaagccgaatttgagctggcataagcttgctcgagctcggctcgtttccacccctatgtGTATATAAGGCTGGGTATTCGTGTGACTAATAACTGAGCTAAAGTATTTTGGTTAGTAGTTTAAGGCCAACAAATTATTGCAGAAGCTCAATCATGCAAAACTTCTATCTTTAGATCAAATGTAGATCACCTAACATAGTTTTGGCTTTATCGGAGTTGCGTCAATTGTGTACCTTTCGTGTTGTTTTCAGGGACGAAATTGCCTTCCAATACTCTCCGATGTCGGAAGATTCCGACGACTGTCGATACTGCGACACTCCGTTGAATCCGAGTACTACCCAAACCGATCCAGCAAGCAGCCCTTCCAGTCCGGTCTCTCCTTATCGATACCCAAAACCCTATTCGGCTCCCTCTCCGACCAACACATTCCCTCTTCCGAGCTGCAACCTCTCCTCCGTCGTCTGCTCGCACCCCCGCAGAGGCGACTCGGAAGGCCGCTTCCCTTCCTCGCCGAACGACATGTGCCACGTGGCGGACCTCAGGAAGGCCGCGCTTCTGAGGTCGGTGCAGATGAGAACGCAGCCGCATTGCCCGCCGCCGTACGAACTGCCGTTCAGCTCGGGGCAAGAAAGCATAGATAGCTTCGAAGAGGGAGACGACCGGCCCGACCAGTGCGTCAAGTCTCAAGATGACGAGGCCGGCTATCACAGCCCGGAGCACGAAGCGGATTACATCGAGGATTGCTCGTCGGCGGATGGCACGTTGGAATCCAAGTTCAGCCAAGACTAAGACTTGTTCAAATTATGTTTCACTAACTGGATGATTGTTTCTACTGCGGGGCGAGGTTCTACGACGCATTCGAAACATCTTTTGGCGAAGCACGAGAATGTTTCAAATGGCCTTGTTTTCGGTGTTTCCTAACCGCATTCTTAGTTGCTAGCATTCTCGGCGCAAAAGCTACTCGGCTCAACTTCGTCAGATCAGTAAGTTTTCATTTAGCGGTATCCACCGCTTTTGTCAATGTATTGAGATGCAGCATGAATTTGTGGCAATGGAGCATCTCTAATTATCTTGTACATAGTAGGAACTgtgttatttttgttattagTTGGGTAATAAGCATGAGGAGATCTTCAAACATTTTGTGTTTTATGATACCCTTCAGTTTTTATTAAAATGGTTGCTAGATAAGAAGGATATCAagcaacaatttattttatttcttttcttctttttttttttctctctaaacttgtcATTTATGGTCCAACCAGAGAACATTGCAAGCTTTTCAACAATGACAAGAATATGAAATCTACatatatttatgtttaaatagaaatagcgaaaatgttttatttatttcgaactgaaaacttatatctatttaatttagcctaaattttaatattttataatcaagggataattgcctacaTACTCttcaaaacttcagaaatattttatttattcctatttttttctttccaatatactccTTATATATTctaccgttattccaaaatactcttGCAGTTATCACTTGTTAAGTTAATTTAgattaaatgtgagttaaatatctactagaatttaaaaaaaaaaaaatcaaaataccccttttatccttaacttaagagcaaataagaaatattggtgatggcagaaatgtatatttgaaaagatcaaaaattaaaataccttttgtacccctaacttaaggacaaataagaaaagtccatgatggtagaagagtatatttaaaaggataaagtagtaaatttataaaaataacagtTATTTTATAACTctaggatatatttgaaataggctggaacgtaaaaagagtattttcaatattagccttccaAGAGGGGTAAATCAAAAGGTCGAAAACTTTTTTaagagtatataagcaattaccccttgtaattaaatataatactaaaataataatatatataactttttctaTGTAATTTCCACAAACCAGTTCCAACCTTAACCAGCAAAGTTCACATTACCTTCGCCAAAAGCATAAAAGCTATAGTATGCCGACAAATCGGAAGCGGATAATATTTATTAACTTTACTCCAAAACACATAACCCATAATCTAAATGCTCAAATAATCTCAAAATGCATCTATCAATCTTCGCAATCCAAGTCAAAGTGTCCGTGATAACTTAATCATGTAAAGCGAAAACGATACCAGGAAAAAGGTTTTGGAAAGTTGCAAGAGTGTGGAGGTAAGAACCCTAATTAAACCCTGTAACAGTTCCACTTGGTTGAGGTGTCACTAATTCTCAGAATGTTTCTCATCTAGTAATCAAAGTTAGCGGCTAGAGATTGAGATTACGCTGCGAATGTCGACAGGATGTTCTTCTTGATGATGAACTCGTCGGCCTTGGAGGAGCTGATCGACTGCAGCATGATTTCGAAGATGAATTTAAAAGTTGCTCGGCCTAAGAAAAGGCTAATCTCTTTGACCAAAAAAGcgaaaaaatgaaaaggaatagTTTCTGCCAACCTTTTCTAGCATGCGTTGAAGCCTCTGGATTTCATTCTTCGCGTAGTCGGTGCCTTTGTCGAGGCAACTCTTCGCAGCTTTGAGATAAACCTTACCATACCTGAAATTCaaagtgaaatatatatatatatatatatatatatatatatatatatatatatatctaattgtTAGTCTAACTATACAATGCTACattaactttatttttcatttaatcAAATACGCAACTACAAGAAATAATGAAACCAATTGTGATCATTAGAATTTCGAAAGAAGGGTAACAGTAGTTGCAGAATcaagaaatcattaaatttaaaatctattagTTTCTTTTGAATTCAACCAATTGTTAGTTCTGTGACGAAAGCAGAAACAATACCTTGCGGCAGACCCTGTCAGTTTATCAACCTCCTCTTCGATGCGAGAGAGGACTTGCTTGCGCTCATCATTACTGGCACTGACGAATTCCTTCACCAGAGCATCTAAGCTTGCAACAATTCCGGCCTGCATTAGTTACAAAGATGATCAAACGAAACaaatcaagagaaaaaaaaaaaaggggcatgTAGATAAGCAAAAATCCCATATTGTGTCGGCTACTAACTTCAGAAGTCAGTTGGCCCTTCGTGTCACGGCTAGTGCCACACTTTTCATTAAGGAATTTAACGAAGTCGTCTAAATCCCGACCACCATCATAATCTTCACCAGCTTTGTTGCCCTTGGGGAAAAACTTCAGGGTAGGATAGCCACTAACTCCATACCTGAAATTACATAAATTACACTATAAATATAAGCATTCAAAATCGACAGAATTAattcaaagcaaaaaaaaaaaaaaaaaattacaacttgCAAGATAAATTCAAGCAATCTCTTGTCCAATGAAATGAAAAAACATTAGAACCAACTAGAACACTTTATTATTGCAACTATTTGGTTCTGCGGCCAAGAACTGACAAAAGCTTCTAAGTGCAAAAAGCAGAAGGTCCAATTTAATGCTTCAACTTTTGCTGCAAAAGGAAGCAACTAGAAGCACTTCAAATGGAAAGGCTTTTAGTGCTTCTTTGAAGAGCTCTACTCACACAGCTCTCTACAAAACATTCACTTACTTTTCGGCCAAATCCTTGTATTTGTCTGCATCAACATTAGCAACCACAACATCCTCTTCCAATTTGTAAGCATTGGCCACCTTCTCATATATCTACAAGATACAAAAGACAGTCACAATCTACTAAAAGAGGCGAAGATTCAGTTCATAGCAAAATTTCCTTACCTGAACAACATGACATTTTGAGAGGggcatttgaattttaaaatttttattttactaccaACCCTTTTCcatcactcttttttttaagaaaataccATCAAGTTCTGTCAGAACTCCATATTCTGTCAGAAATAAGTTTCAAATACCAATGAGTTCAAGTAggaaactttttaaatttgtaaagttCAGGGACGCATTTCAAAAAGCTCTATGGTTCAGGTAAGGTCTCCACACGTTtttaatcattattattttGGCCCAAGCATAGAGCTCTTTCTACAAATTATCCAGATATATTTCTCTACTCACCGGGGCAAGATGCTTGCAATGTCCGCACCTGTTAAATAAATAACCAGGAAATTGTCAACCTATCTATTTGTCCAAACAAAACATGCcaagataaaatataaagaaccTTGCTTTTACAAACTAACCATGGTGCATAAAATTCAACAAGGACATCTTTGCtctcatcaagaacaacttgatcAAAGCTTTCTGGTGTCAAAACAACTACACTGGAAGGTACAGCTGCCAACTTTACATTTGTCCCTGTAAGGAAATAACCCATAGATCTGTTAGATATAGTTACAAATTTCGCAATCATTAGGAAGTTAACAGCACATGTCAGCTCGAGAGTTCAGAAGTTATTTCTCAACTTCCatcttgcaaaaaaaaaaaaaaagcaccaaaaagaaagagagaaaaattaataagaatatttaTTGCGAATGGTTATGATAAAGTCATAAAGTGAAGGAAATACAGCtattatttaaagatataaCAAGGTTAAACTACTTCATTTTTCATCTATATTCTCTTCCAATTTTGTTCTTCAAAGCAATACAAATTTGCCACAAGTTTGAAGGTTAACCAACTAAGCAGGACTGTCGAGAAAATAATGCAGTCAGAGTTGAAATAGATGTTAACTTCATAAAATGAGATAGTTCAATGATTGAAGGCATCATAACTCATACATATACAGTACTAATTCGTAACTAAGATGGttattctgaattttttttttttttaacactatcACTTTTCCCCATCAATACCATAAGGTTCATCAATAACACATATTACAGTTGAAATCATCTCTCACACTGTTAAACTAGTGCAGTAACTTAaagaatcaaataattttaactgCTCCAACTAAGTACATTTGATAGGTATCACAGTCCCTAGCAACTGAGAGCATTACCTCCTTCAGTGTTTACAAACTCTGCAAGGGCTTCTGCAGTTCGTGCACCTTCATacctattttaaaaatattaactaGTTAGCATTACAAGCATATTCCAATCCTAGAAAATGGGAAATAGCAAAATTATCAGATAGAAATGGATCAATTAGGGATTAACTATAGTTTGGCACTCACTTTTTCGGTTCCAAGGAACCTTTCGGAAACCACTGGATTGTTGGGTATCCAGAAACCCCATATTTGCTGCACAAACTCTTGTGCTCATCACAGTCCACCTAAAGATATGAAAGGTAAAATAAGCAAAATTATTAAGTTAGAGAAATTGTATTCACCTTAATATAACCTAATTAACACAAGATAAAGCTTTCAAAATTGGAAGCAAAAACAGGAACAGAATGTAAATTTACTATAAAGACAAGGTGAGCATCATCAGTAGTTCACCAAAAATGAGTAAATAATAAGATTTTTTCATTTTCAAGTGGGAGAAATGTAAGTAAGCTAAGAAAGAAAATCAACTAACCTTTCCAATCAAGACAGATTTAGTTTTCTTGAAACTTGCGCCGACCTTTTCATACTCTGGGGCAAGCTTCTTGCAGTGTCCACACCTGCCGAGGAGAAGCATCAGCAAATAATCTAAGAGACTTGTATAATGAGACCGTAGCGAGATTAAGCACTCCCAGGTAGGGGGgaaaaaatttcttcttttttttttttttgcaagatTAAGCAACACCTCAACACGAGAAACACTAAGCACCTCATAGAAGGACAAAAAGGGGGAGTATGAAAATGCCCATAGTAAGATGAACACACTTTGAGCTAACAAAATGAAACAATATCATCAATCGCAGATATATATTACAAGGCCACTGAAACACATCCAAATTCAGCAATAAAAAACTCTTTTTCCTCATAAATATATACTCTAAACTAAAATTTACAGAAAAGGTATCAATATCCAAATTTTGAGCTCTAGAATAGGGCAAAGTATCCATagataaactaaaaaaaaaaaacttttaatacCAGCAACGAGTGGCTTTCCAAAACTAGCATGTAAACAACTCCAATCAAATCAAAGATTTGAACTttctaatcttaaattcttCATATTACAAGGTCCAACCTAGATCCATCCAATCCTAAAACGAGATCGTAACCAAAAAGATTGAGAGTTCAAACAACTTCTACCAACAAAGATCTCGACTAAAGCATCATCCCTTTTCAAAATGGATCTATCGTGAtctaaaatatatcaaaatgtTCCCAAATTCACACAATATGCAGCAAGGCTACATCAAAACCTTTGAAATTGTATCAAAATCCTATCTTCGAGCTACTGCACAAAGCAAAATCTTCGAAGTTGCTTAATATCAAGAGAGAGCTAAAATTTTCTGTCCACAAAAACTTCATAAATGAATCCAGCcatatcaaaaaaagaaaaaaaaaaaaaaaaaaaaaactaactaatTCGTTGTCTCATTATAGTACAAAGTCGAAGCGAGATCCAACAAGCCCTATTACTAGATCGTAATTTGAAAAAATCTAAAGCTCAAACAACTTATCTACTCGAAATACCGGAATCTACCAACATAATTTACCGGAAAAACTCCTCAAAATGGATCAATCGCAATccgatgcaaaaaaaaaaaaaaaatgatcccAAAATTCACACAACACGCAGCAAATCCACATCAGAACCCACAAAGCGCCTcaaaaaagctcgaaacacacaGGTCAAAGGGATCGTAGGGGCAGATCTCGCTACCATGGGGCGTAGAACTCGACGAGGGCGCCGCGATCTTGGCCGACCTCCGTCTCGAAGTTGGCCTCGGTGAGGACGACGACGTCGTCGTCGGCGAGAGAGACCGCGAAGAGCaccgctagggttagggttacgaATGCGAACGAGATCCGAGATCGCCCCATCGTCGCCTCCGCgattcttttctcctttttttttattatttttcttttttaattttcgtaGTCGCCGACTCTTCTCTCCCTGCGCAGGCGAAGCGACGCACGAGTTATATGCAGCTCCAACGACTACCAAATAATAGTGGACATTTTGCACTTATGCCCctaagaaaatacaaaatttagaaaaaccTTTATGTAGTTGGTATTTTGCATatagggaaacttcaaatacccataTGGGCCCGTTTgattcgagttatgtaatattacaaagtatctcgacatatccaggtatgttggatttcggcgtgagattactactaataCTGCATTAgagtgtttggtttaatacagtaatgtaatactagattacagtgtttatagcattaatatgtttggttcagtttataaaatttagtaatcatgacataaaagtataatttttttcaaaattgcccaTGTTGtagtcatttgaatattattttttgcggaaatgacgaatggagggaaggagatcgtgataaTTACTTGGGAgaacgacgcaatagaagatgataggtgttcg is a genomic window of Ananas comosus cultivar F153 linkage group 13, ASM154086v1, whole genome shotgun sequence containing:
- the LOC109719383 gene encoding uncharacterized protein LOC109719383 isoform X3, which gives rise to MASSLNGLSVGDTLSENLMESPARSDSLSYPRDEIAFQYSPMSEDSDDCRYCDTPLNPSTTQTDPASSPSSPVSPYRYPKPYSAPSPTNTFPLPSCNLSSVVCSHPRRGDSEGRFPSSPNDMCHVADLRKAALLRSVQMRTQPHCPPPYELPFSSGQESIDSFEEGDDRPDQCVKSQDDEAGYHSPEHEADYIEDCSSADGTLESKFSQD
- the LOC109719383 gene encoding uncharacterized protein LOC109719383 isoform X2, whose translation is MIMASSLNGLSVGDTLSENLMESPARSDSLSYPRDEIAFQYSPMSEDSDDCRYCDTPLNPSTTQTDPASSPSSPVSPYRYPKPYSAPSPTNTFPLPSCNLSSVVCSHPRRGDSEGRFPSSPNDMCHVADLRKAALLRSVQMRTQPHCPPPYELPFSSGQESIDSFEEGDDRPDQCVKSQDDEAGYHSPEHEADYIEDCSSADGTLESKFSQD
- the LOC109719381 gene encoding protein disulfide isomerase-like 2-2 yields the protein MGRSRISFAFVTLTLAVLFAVSLADDDVVVLTEANFETEVGQDRGALVEFYAPWCGHCKKLAPEYEKVGASFKKTKSVLIGKVDCDEHKSLCSKYGVSGYPTIQWFPKGSLEPKKYEGARTAEALAEFVNTEGGTNVKLAAVPSSVVVLTPESFDQVVLDESKDVLVEFYAPWCGHCKHLAPIYEKVANAYKLEEDVVVANVDADKYKDLAEKYGVSGYPTLKFFPKGNKAGEDYDGGRDLDDFVKFLNEKCGTSRDTKGQLTSEAGIVASLDALVKEFVSASNDERKQVLSRIEEEVDKLTGSAARYGKVYLKAAKSCLDKGTDYAKNEIQRLQRMLEKSISSSKADEFIIKKNILSTFAA
- the LOC109719383 gene encoding uncharacterized protein LOC109719383 isoform X1, which translates into the protein MGGGGGGGGGGESSSSSAAAAASPSSKRGRDPEDDVYLDNLHSQKRYLSEIMASSLNGLSVGDTLSENLMESPARSDSLSYPRDEIAFQYSPMSEDSDDCRYCDTPLNPSTTQTDPASSPSSPVSPYRYPKPYSAPSPTNTFPLPSCNLSSVVCSHPRRGDSEGRFPSSPNDMCHVADLRKAALLRSVQMRTQPHCPPPYELPFSSGQESIDSFEEGDDRPDQCVKSQDDEAGYHSPEHEADYIEDCSSADGTLESKFSQD